One segment of Paenibacillus rhizovicinus DNA contains the following:
- a CDS encoding Gfo/Idh/MocA family protein encodes MRIALIGAGSMGAVHAEAHARNPRADLVGIFDARFEAAAAMAERLGTRAYATLEALMEAENPDVIDVCVPTFAHKDYVLRAAAYGKHVICEKPIAGNLADARAMIDACRDAGVHLYVGHVVRFFPEYAQVRELIQRGEIGEAGTVRTERVSACPRGFDGWYLDFEKSGGVLLDLLLHDFDWLRWTFGEVERVYARSLLASGDTRSPDHAFVTLRFRSGAIGYANGSWAFPEGFATRLEVAGDGGILSVNSEDAVTNQVRLAAKEANQAAVQIPQSALDRSPYDTELDHFLRCIEDGIDPVLTAEDAYEALRISLACIQSAVTGTAVEMESFGKGNA; translated from the coding sequence ATGCGAATCGCTCTTATCGGCGCCGGCTCCATGGGGGCCGTTCATGCCGAGGCTCATGCGCGCAATCCGCGCGCCGATCTTGTCGGCATCTTCGATGCCCGCTTTGAAGCCGCCGCCGCGATGGCGGAACGGCTCGGGACGCGCGCTTACGCCACGTTGGAAGCACTCATGGAAGCCGAGAATCCGGACGTCATCGACGTATGCGTGCCTACTTTCGCACATAAAGACTACGTGCTGCGCGCTGCTGCATACGGCAAGCACGTCATCTGCGAGAAACCGATCGCCGGCAATCTTGCCGATGCCCGGGCGATGATCGACGCTTGCCGCGATGCGGGCGTTCACCTGTACGTCGGCCACGTGGTCCGTTTCTTCCCGGAATACGCGCAGGTTAGGGAGCTGATCCAACGGGGAGAGATCGGCGAAGCCGGTACGGTCCGCACGGAGCGGGTCAGCGCTTGCCCGCGCGGATTTGACGGCTGGTACCTGGACTTCGAGAAATCCGGCGGCGTGCTGCTCGATCTCCTTCTTCATGACTTCGATTGGCTCCGCTGGACTTTCGGCGAAGTCGAACGCGTCTATGCGCGCAGTTTGCTCGCATCGGGCGATACCCGGTCGCCGGATCACGCGTTCGTGACGCTGCGCTTCCGCAGCGGCGCGATCGGATACGCCAATGGCTCGTGGGCCTTCCCCGAGGGCTTCGCGACGCGGCTTGAGGTTGCGGGCGATGGCGGCATTTTGTCCGTGAATTCCGAGGATGCCGTTACGAACCAGGTCCGCTTGGCCGCCAAGGAAGCCAACCAAGCCGCCGTTCAAATTCCGCAAAGCGCGCTCGACCGGTCGCCGTACGACACGGAGCTCGATCACTTCCTGCGCTGCATCGAGGATGGCATCGACCCTGTCTTGACCGCGGAGGATGCCTATGAGGCGTTGCGCATCAGCTTGGCTTGCATCCAATCGGCCGTGACCGGTACGGCCGTGGAAATGGAAAGCTTCGGAAAGGGGAATGCCTGA
- a CDS encoding Gfo/Idh/MocA family protein: MKIGLLGVAHMHVYAYVHGLRKLGVEIAGVAEADETRGRQAANDFGTHWEQDYEKLLATDIDAVVICSENALHREIAVAAAQAGKHILCEKPLADSVESAQEIVSAARKSGVKLMTAFPCRFHPAAAAMKRGVESGKLGNIRAIQGTNRGSMPGGWFIDKAKSGGGAVIDHTVHVVDLMRWIMPGAEITEVYAEIGTRFHKIDADDCGMLVFSFDNGVIASLDPSWSRTKSFPTWGDVTLEIVGSAGVSKVDLFKQNIVVHKDATLKTSWVNWGSDMDAGLVASFVDSVRNDKPVAITGEDGLEAVRVALAAYESAAAKQPVRIIR, encoded by the coding sequence ATGAAGATCGGCCTATTGGGCGTTGCCCACATGCATGTCTATGCATACGTGCACGGCTTGCGCAAGCTGGGCGTTGAAATCGCCGGCGTCGCGGAGGCGGATGAAACCCGCGGCCGGCAGGCGGCGAATGATTTCGGCACGCATTGGGAGCAAGATTACGAGAAGCTGCTGGCAACGGATATCGATGCCGTCGTCATCTGTTCGGAGAACGCGCTGCACCGCGAGATCGCTGTCGCAGCCGCGCAGGCCGGCAAGCATATTTTGTGCGAGAAGCCGTTGGCGGACTCCGTGGAGAGCGCCCAGGAGATCGTATCCGCGGCACGCAAGAGCGGGGTTAAGCTGATGACCGCGTTCCCGTGCCGGTTTCACCCTGCGGCCGCGGCGATGAAACGCGGCGTCGAGAGCGGCAAGCTCGGCAACATCCGCGCCATTCAAGGCACGAACCGAGGCTCGATGCCTGGCGGCTGGTTTATCGACAAAGCGAAATCCGGCGGCGGCGCCGTCATCGACCATACGGTTCATGTCGTCGACCTGATGCGCTGGATCATGCCAGGCGCGGAAATCACCGAGGTCTACGCGGAAATCGGCACGCGTTTCCACAAAATCGATGCCGACGACTGCGGGATGCTCGTGTTTTCGTTCGATAACGGCGTCATTGCTTCGCTGGATCCTTCCTGGTCGCGCACGAAATCTTTTCCGACCTGGGGAGATGTCACGCTGGAGATCGTCGGCAGCGCCGGCGTAAGCAAAGTCGACCTGTTCAAGCAAAACATCGTGGTTCACAAAGACGCGACGCTGAAAACCTCTTGGGTCAACTGGGGTTCGGACATGGATGCCGGACTCGTCGCTTCCTTCGTCGACAGCGTCCGCAACGACAAGCCGGTAGCGATTACCGGAGAGGACGGCCTTGAAGCCGTGCGCGTCGCCCTTGCCGCGTATGAATCGGCTGCCGCCAAACAGCCCGTCAGGATCATCCGATGA
- a CDS encoding Gfo/Idh/MocA family protein yields the protein MNDRRTIEVAGEPRKPRLLFVGIEGLAEWPGLPGIVVAGIVDVYGEWGSSSVKPQGLPAQLQHCRLFASLEEALELSAPDTAFVCVSNDRKTSFPVMERLLRENIDVLVKKLRLHAMSDVERLSELSKRGPGRLFVGEHYRYMPSVRALKRLVDEDELGAVEQITWRCRLPYEIHDWMKSYRHLVLEDLSYHHFSVLHDLFGFEPLRLYAHSFEPAFSRAGTRTVASVLAETADYRLNYETVWCSKREPYSYLGEVTVEGSKASAVLTDTSLHQYSPLGRNREVVCPAPRYDGPWGLLEHWLDTYGSGQRTAAVESEKQFSLGAEAKAKTEAEAEAEAKDTARWLPYTFERFEPVLLAIYRAVESAKNHVVR from the coding sequence ATGAACGATCGGAGAACGATAGAAGTTGCTGGGGAGCCGCGCAAACCGCGGCTTCTCTTCGTTGGCATAGAAGGGCTTGCGGAATGGCCGGGTCTTCCCGGCATCGTGGTTGCGGGCATCGTCGACGTATACGGAGAATGGGGATCGAGTTCGGTTAAACCGCAGGGACTGCCTGCGCAGCTGCAGCATTGTCGACTGTTCGCCAGCCTCGAGGAGGCGCTCGAATTATCGGCTCCGGATACCGCGTTCGTCTGCGTGTCCAACGACCGCAAGACAAGCTTTCCCGTTATGGAACGGCTCCTCCGGGAGAACATCGACGTTCTGGTGAAGAAGCTGCGCCTCCATGCCATGTCCGACGTCGAACGGCTGTCGGAGCTGAGCAAGCGCGGCCCGGGGCGATTGTTCGTCGGCGAGCATTACCGGTATATGCCGTCCGTCCGCGCGTTGAAGCGGCTGGTGGATGAGGATGAGCTAGGTGCAGTCGAGCAAATCACATGGCGCTGCCGTCTTCCTTACGAAATCCATGATTGGATGAAGAGCTATCGTCATCTCGTGCTGGAGGACTTATCCTATCATCATTTTAGCGTGCTGCACGATCTATTCGGTTTCGAGCCGCTTCGCTTGTACGCGCATTCGTTCGAACCCGCCTTCTCCCGAGCCGGCACGCGGACCGTTGCTTCGGTGCTGGCAGAGACCGCGGATTATCGGCTGAATTACGAGACGGTTTGGTGCTCCAAACGCGAGCCGTATTCGTATTTGGGGGAAGTAACCGTCGAGGGCTCCAAGGCATCGGCCGTGCTGACGGACACTTCCCTGCACCAGTACTCGCCGCTTGGGCGCAACCGTGAAGTCGTCTGTCCGGCCCCCCGATATGACGGTCCTTGGGGATTGCTCGAGCATTGGCTGGATACGTACGGGAGCGGTCAGCGCACGGCGGCAGTGGAATCGGAAAAGCAATTCTCGCTAGGAGCCGAAGCGAAGGCAAAGACAGAAGCAGAAGCAGAAGCAGAAGCCAAGGATACTGCTCGGTGGCTGCCGTATACTTTTGAACGTTTCGAGCCGGTTCTGCTCGCGATCTATCGGGCGGTAGAATCGGCTAAAAATCACGTCGTTAGATAA
- a CDS encoding glycoside hydrolase family 140 protein: MQQLRISEDKRWLNMADGTPFVWIGDTAWELFNRLTREEAAYYFAKRKEQGFNVIQAALLAEMNGLKAGNAYGEVPLHELDSDRPNESYFELADEMIRMAGEHGMYMALLPAWGDKVLEPGDGPRIFNPAYGNQGAEAAIDRAYRYGRWLGSRYRDEPNIVWVLGGDRDYTESSDPHGTLKELWRSMARGLKDGDGGSHLITFHVCRGSSIYFPADEWLDFHMAGSYHFARDLETSYQFIERDYGRFPIKPALDAEPRYEDHPINWLPENGYFDDYETRQGAYWSVFAGACGHTYGCHDVWQFHGPAFEPVCYPRTHWREALSLPGANQMAILRRLMESRPLQGRVPAQELLRYNYTGGDRVSVMRGEGYVWVYSPKGRTFELDLSGFGNASFTAAWLDPRSGDSLQSDTTASAGGIADRAAAFVPPSSGRGSDWILVLSREE; encoded by the coding sequence ATGCAGCAATTGCGCATAAGCGAGGATAAAAGATGGTTGAATATGGCGGACGGCACGCCGTTCGTCTGGATCGGCGACACGGCATGGGAGTTGTTCAATCGGTTGACCCGCGAGGAAGCAGCATATTATTTCGCCAAGCGGAAGGAGCAGGGCTTCAACGTCATACAAGCGGCACTGCTAGCGGAGATGAACGGCTTGAAAGCCGGCAACGCCTATGGCGAAGTCCCGCTGCACGAACTGGATTCGGATCGACCGAACGAGAGCTATTTCGAGCTGGCGGACGAAATGATCCGGATGGCCGGCGAACATGGCATGTACATGGCGCTATTGCCGGCTTGGGGGGATAAAGTGCTGGAGCCGGGCGACGGTCCGCGGATTTTCAATCCCGCTTACGGGAATCAGGGGGCGGAGGCGGCAATCGACCGCGCATACCGTTACGGACGGTGGCTCGGCAGCCGCTATCGCGACGAGCCGAACATCGTATGGGTGCTGGGCGGCGACCGGGATTATACGGAAAGCAGCGACCCGCACGGTACGCTGAAGGAACTGTGGCGCAGCATGGCCCGCGGCTTGAAGGACGGGGACGGCGGGTCGCATTTGATTACCTTCCATGTTTGCCGCGGGTCGTCGATTTATTTTCCGGCTGACGAATGGCTGGATTTCCATATGGCGGGCAGTTACCATTTCGCGCGCGACTTGGAGACGTCCTACCAATTCATCGAACGCGATTACGGACGCTTTCCGATCAAGCCTGCGTTGGATGCCGAGCCGCGCTACGAGGATCATCCCATTAACTGGCTGCCGGAGAACGGCTATTTCGACGACTATGAAACGAGGCAGGGCGCCTATTGGTCCGTATTCGCCGGCGCATGCGGGCACACGTACGGATGCCATGACGTCTGGCAGTTTCATGGACCGGCATTCGAGCCGGTTTGCTATCCCCGCACGCATTGGCGTGAAGCCTTGTCGCTGCCCGGCGCCAATCAGATGGCCATCCTCCGGCGGCTGATGGAGTCGCGGCCGCTGCAAGGAAGAGTTCCGGCTCAGGAGCTGCTGCGCTACAATTACACCGGCGGCGACCGCGTCAGCGTCATGCGCGGCGAGGGCTACGTTTGGGTTTATTCTCCGAAAGGAAGGACGTTCGAGCTGGATCTGAGCGGCTTCGGCAACGCGAGTTTCACTGCGGCGTGGCTGGATCCGAGAAGCGGCGATTCCTTGCAAAGCGACACTACGGCTTCGGCCGGCGGAATCGCCGATCGGGCTGCGGCTTTCGTGCCTCCCTCGTCGGGACGAGGGTCGGACTGGATATTGGTCCTTTCGCGCGAGGAGTAA
- a CDS encoding phosphodiester glycosidase family protein — protein MKKPNLKSVAAASLLTALLSVSPAVWTAQASAGSIAGPTAPDAPKAPTAPKAPTAPKASSSGAGSSAATAAKSQSVKLTYPAATVNLQLGKQFPAAPKVKSSAQVQLLYATGNPAIAKVNEAGVLIPVATGTTTLTISVSPASAGYSGTLKLPVVVTKPAASNKLAFEPKLENRTVKAAGRSFAVKTVTIPKGMPVTTGYANRKVGTTQSLAGMVSAYHADIAINGAFFDSYSGVPDPYGMLISGSLPQHIGNTGTSIGFKWDGSAVMDTLRIGIRGSVSAPDGGTSSWYAYFMNRLPSGQSTATLFTPQRGTSLGFKAEHAVVVQRGVVTAIHNGADSLIPSDGYVIVYQGGEAGQANRFQVGSRVSYSLNMTNLKGSAVDWSGVHTAVGAGPRLVTDGKVTLNPTAEGFRDPKILTGGGARSGIAILRDGSVMIATVSGATMKQWAEVMAQLGARQAMNLDGGASSGMMFQGKTVTAPGRLLSNALLFGKQLRY, from the coding sequence ATGAAGAAACCGAATCTCAAATCCGTCGCCGCCGCATCTTTGTTGACGGCGCTGCTGTCCGTATCGCCGGCGGTATGGACGGCGCAAGCGTCAGCCGGCAGCATTGCCGGACCAACCGCGCCAGACGCGCCCAAAGCACCAACCGCACCCAAAGCGCCAACCGCGCCCAAAGCGTCAAGCTCGGGGGCTGGGTCTTCGGCCGCAACGGCTGCAAAGAGCCAGTCCGTGAAGTTGACATACCCGGCAGCCACCGTGAATCTGCAGCTGGGCAAGCAATTCCCGGCCGCTCCGAAGGTGAAATCGTCCGCGCAGGTGCAGCTGCTGTACGCAACCGGAAATCCGGCCATTGCGAAAGTGAACGAAGCCGGCGTGCTGATTCCGGTCGCCACGGGCACAACGACGCTCACGATCAGCGTATCGCCGGCATCCGCGGGCTATTCGGGCACCTTGAAGCTGCCGGTCGTCGTGACGAAGCCGGCCGCATCGAATAAGCTTGCGTTCGAGCCGAAGCTCGAGAATCGTACGGTCAAGGCAGCCGGAAGAAGCTTCGCGGTAAAGACCGTGACGATTCCCAAGGGCATGCCGGTCACGACCGGCTATGCGAACCGGAAGGTCGGCACGACGCAATCGCTGGCCGGCATGGTTTCCGCCTACCATGCGGATATTGCGATTAACGGCGCTTTCTTCGACTCCTACAGCGGCGTTCCGGATCCGTACGGCATGCTGATCAGTGGAAGCCTTCCGCAGCATATCGGCAACACCGGCACGTCCATCGGGTTCAAGTGGGACGGCAGTGCGGTGATGGACACGCTGCGGATCGGGATTCGTGGCAGCGTGTCGGCACCGGACGGCGGAACAAGCTCGTGGTATGCGTATTTCATGAATCGGCTGCCTTCCGGCCAATCGACGGCGACGCTCTTTACGCCTCAGCGCGGCACGTCGCTGGGGTTCAAAGCCGAGCATGCCGTCGTCGTGCAGCGCGGAGTCGTGACTGCCATCCATAATGGCGCGGATAGCTTAATCCCGTCGGACGGCTACGTGATCGTCTATCAAGGCGGGGAGGCCGGACAAGCGAACCGATTCCAGGTCGGCAGCCGGGTGTCTTACTCGCTTAACATGACGAATTTGAAAGGCTCGGCCGTCGATTGGAGCGGCGTGCATACCGCGGTCGGAGCAGGTCCGCGGCTTGTCACGGACGGGAAGGTCACGCTCAATCCGACAGCCGAAGGATTCCGCGATCCCAAGATCTTGACCGGCGGCGGCGCGCGCAGCGGCATTGCCATCCTCAGGGACGGTTCCGTCATGATCGCAACCGTATCCGGCGCGACGATGAAGCAGTGGGCCGAAGTGATGGCGCAGCTCGGCGCGCGGCAGGCGATGAATCTCGACGGCGGGGCTTCATCCGGCATGATGTTTCAAGGGAAGACGGTAACCGCGCCGGGCAGGCTTCTCAGCAATGCGCTGTTGTTCGGCAAGCAGCTTCGCTACTAG
- a CDS encoding DUF3055 domain-containing protein, which yields MLLPDYDFMSDMTEQTTTRFVTFITPNLKRFDLAIMTTSRFYGKKLITDLQSGRTAIVGQDDLDEDGYLEYTYKLTEEEAGDLRQFLELVVGTVNFTD from the coding sequence ATGCTGCTGCCTGATTATGATTTTATGTCCGATATGACCGAACAAACGACTACCCGCTTCGTTACGTTCATTACGCCGAACCTGAAACGGTTCGACCTGGCCATCATGACGACGAGCCGTTTCTACGGCAAGAAGCTGATTACCGATCTGCAAAGCGGTCGCACCGCGATCGTCGGACAGGATGATTTGGACGAAGACGGATACTTGGAATATACGTACAAACTGACGGAAGAAGAAGCTGGCGACCTGCGCCAATTTCTCGAACTCGTGGTGGGAACGGTGAATTTTACCGACTGA
- a CDS encoding HRDC domain-containing protein — protein sequence MQVVFLNTFERAGGEIAAAGEAQLSICEQNGVWSVIWTDSDSETQQAGDQQIWYEGGSWEEMMTAFRHGVAVQMGEGFLPLIDGMLDERRTVEGTGTLYSMIQCYGEQNGNEELFHALRDWRRAKAVAIKKSAYLVATNRMLWMISAFVPQQLEELLQIPGWGEAKQAAYGEEVLAITRLFQRDTHFPLDWVAGTLDPKTYTKWTYKQKENKLKAQMDRLSEKRELLRAIAEGKSIDELQEQVDLPRRDLMERIEKLETEGYDLEPLIERELAEMPDFEQQLVWDALQTLGDRYLKPVLHQVYGEDADQGKGKSLDMLYDRLRLIRLRFRRANGSREQVS from the coding sequence ATGCAGGTCGTATTTTTGAACACTTTTGAGAGAGCCGGCGGCGAAATCGCGGCAGCCGGCGAAGCCCAGTTGTCGATTTGCGAGCAGAACGGCGTATGGTCGGTCATATGGACGGATTCGGATTCCGAAACCCAACAGGCCGGGGATCAGCAAATTTGGTACGAGGGCGGCTCGTGGGAAGAAATGATGACGGCCTTCCGGCATGGCGTTGCCGTGCAGATGGGAGAAGGCTTCTTGCCGCTAATCGACGGCATGCTTGACGAACGCAGGACTGTGGAAGGGACCGGCACGTTGTACTCGATGATCCAGTGTTACGGCGAGCAGAACGGCAATGAAGAGTTATTCCACGCGCTGCGCGATTGGCGGCGTGCCAAGGCGGTCGCCATCAAGAAGTCGGCCTACCTGGTCGCGACGAACCGGATGCTCTGGATGATCAGCGCATTCGTGCCGCAGCAGCTGGAGGAACTGTTGCAAATTCCGGGTTGGGGCGAAGCCAAGCAAGCGGCCTACGGCGAGGAAGTGCTGGCGATTACGCGTTTATTCCAGCGAGACACGCATTTTCCGCTCGATTGGGTAGCGGGAACGCTCGATCCGAAGACGTATACGAAGTGGACGTACAAGCAGAAGGAGAATAAGCTCAAAGCGCAGATGGACCGGCTGTCGGAGAAACGGGAGCTGCTCCGCGCAATCGCGGAGGGGAAGTCGATCGACGAGCTGCAGGAGCAAGTCGATCTGCCGCGCCGCGACTTGATGGAGCGGATCGAGAAGCTGGAAACGGAAGGCTATGATCTGGAGCCGCTCATCGAACGAGAGCTTGCGGAAATGCCGGATTTCGAGCAGCAGCTTGTCTGGGACGCGCTGCAAACGCTCGGCGACCGCTACTTGAAACCGGTGCTGCATCAGGTGTACGGGGAGGATGCGGATCAGGGGAAGGGCAAGTCGCTCGACATGCTCTATGACCGGCTCAGGCTGATACGGCTGCGGTTTCGACGGGCGAATGGCAGCCGGGAACAAGTGTCATAA
- a CDS encoding zinc dependent phospholipase C family protein, translating to MTVPNVWTHFLFGQRCLRMLGEETLIAHPARKRLFNMGCQGPDFLFYHHFLPWQKDKTMNKLGSAMHERHCGPALLDMLDAVDHLPDSDPSKDDSLAYALGFLLHHLLDRVMHPYVFSRSGFRKWDHQRFEVMMDTLIVRKLLGIDTWKTEVWREIDMRGALPDAIVDAFEQISAVHYSDFAPLIRREQWRGAMGDMIRAQRLFHDPSGIKRVLTFGQIDPFVYKRHLPKLDILNESRRPWLDPTDGQTRHDDDIWMLWDRAMDESKPVLKAVLLWLRCNESEQNDLQEPITPSKHQLREAASQLIGNRSYETGCGCDSGLSIRFEDPIWSL from the coding sequence ATGACCGTGCCAAACGTATGGACCCATTTTTTATTCGGGCAGCGATGCCTCCGCATGCTTGGCGAAGAAACGCTCATTGCGCATCCGGCGCGTAAGCGTCTATTCAATATGGGCTGCCAAGGTCCGGACTTTCTATTCTATCATCATTTCCTCCCCTGGCAGAAAGACAAGACGATGAACAAGCTCGGGAGCGCCATGCATGAACGGCACTGCGGCCCGGCTCTGCTCGATATGCTCGATGCGGTCGATCACCTGCCCGATTCCGATCCGTCCAAGGACGACTCGCTCGCCTATGCATTAGGCTTCCTGCTGCATCATCTCTTGGACCGCGTCATGCATCCTTACGTCTTCAGCCGTTCCGGCTTCCGTAAGTGGGATCATCAGCGTTTCGAAGTAATGATGGATACGCTCATCGTCCGCAAGCTGCTCGGCATAGATACCTGGAAGACGGAAGTGTGGCGCGAAATCGATATGCGAGGCGCACTGCCGGACGCGATCGTAGACGCTTTCGAACAAATCTCGGCCGTGCATTATTCCGATTTCGCTCCGCTGATCCGCCGGGAGCAGTGGCGCGGCGCCATGGGCGACATGATTCGCGCGCAGCGGCTGTTCCACGATCCAAGCGGAATCAAACGCGTGCTGACGTTCGGGCAGATCGATCCCTTCGTGTACAAGCGGCATCTGCCGAAGCTGGATATTTTGAACGAATCGCGCCGTCCTTGGCTTGATCCGACCGATGGGCAAACGAGACACGATGACGATATATGGATGCTGTGGGACCGGGCGATGGACGAAAGCAAACCTGTTCTGAAAGCCGTCCTGCTATGGCTGCGCTGCAACGAATCGGAGCAGAACGATCTTCAAGAACCCATTACGCCTTCCAAGCACCAGCTTCGCGAAGCGGCTTCGCAATTGATCGGCAACCGCTCCTACGAAACCGGCTGCGGCTGCGACAGCGGCTTATCGATCCGTTTCGAAGATCCGATCTGGTCGTTATGA
- a CDS encoding chemotaxis protein CheX: MKAEYINPFLESAKIVIEQVIQIRPSTGQLGIKDVTFMENHIWIQIGLNGQMNGDIVFGLSEQVALKMVSAMMGGYAIAEMDEMGKSAISELGNMISGNASTMLFNQGVRVDITPPKVIHSAQDAGFKASKALTIPLIMEGIGELDIQVLLAS; the protein is encoded by the coding sequence ATGAAGGCTGAGTACATCAATCCCTTCCTAGAGTCCGCTAAAATCGTGATCGAGCAAGTGATTCAGATCAGACCTTCTACCGGGCAGCTCGGCATCAAGGACGTAACGTTCATGGAAAATCATATATGGATTCAAATCGGCCTCAACGGCCAAATGAACGGTGATATCGTTTTTGGATTAAGCGAGCAGGTAGCGCTCAAGATGGTTTCCGCGATGATGGGCGGCTACGCCATTGCCGAAATGGACGAAATGGGCAAAAGCGCGATTAGCGAGCTCGGCAATATGATCAGCGGCAACGCCAGCACGATGCTCTTCAACCAGGGCGTGAGGGTGGACATTACGCCGCCGAAAGTGATTCATTCCGCGCAGGATGCGGGTTTCAAGGCTTCCAAAGCATTGACGATCCCGCTCATTATGGAAGGAATCGGCGAGCTGGACATTCAAGTTCTACTTGCATCGTAG
- a CDS encoding SDR family NAD(P)-dependent oxidoreductase → MLHGKIVLITGAASGIGAETAKMLAAQGAVPILTGRSREKLERISQSIPQKHGCYELDVTDFGSVQEAVRRVAEDYGRIDVLLNNAGFGLFELFEDAPVERFQAMMDTNYMGIVRCAKAVLPVMRAQGGGHIVNVASMAGKLSTSKSSGYAATKHAVLGFTNAIRSELAPFNIAVSAVNPGPIDTPFLQTADPDGSYASRVRGYMLKPEQVASAIVKVIEKRTPEVDLPLSASVGIRLYGLFPRLADRVAGRWLNRK, encoded by the coding sequence GTGTTGCATGGGAAAATCGTACTGATCACCGGCGCGGCGAGCGGGATCGGCGCAGAAACGGCCAAAATGCTGGCTGCGCAAGGCGCCGTGCCGATTCTTACCGGCCGCAGCAGAGAGAAGCTGGAGCGGATATCGCAGTCCATTCCGCAGAAGCACGGCTGCTATGAGCTGGACGTGACGGATTTCGGGTCGGTTCAGGAAGCCGTTCGGAGGGTCGCGGAAGATTACGGCCGTATCGACGTGCTGCTGAACAATGCCGGATTCGGGCTGTTCGAGCTGTTCGAGGATGCGCCGGTCGAGCGGTTTCAAGCGATGATGGACACGAACTATATGGGGATCGTCCGATGCGCGAAAGCAGTGCTTCCGGTCATGCGCGCGCAGGGCGGCGGACATATCGTGAACGTCGCATCCATGGCGGGCAAACTAAGCACGTCGAAGTCTTCCGGTTACGCGGCGACGAAGCATGCGGTATTGGGGTTCACGAACGCCATACGCTCGGAGCTCGCGCCTTTCAATATTGCCGTATCGGCTGTCAATCCCGGTCCGATCGACACTCCTTTCCTGCAAACGGCGGATCCGGACGGATCCTATGCGAGCCGGGTACGCGGCTACATGCTGAAGCCGGAGCAGGTTGCGAGTGCGATCGTCAAGGTCATCGAGAAGCGGACGCCGGAAGTGGATTTGCCGTTATCGGCATCCGTCGGCATCCGTCTGTACGGACTGTTTCCGCGTTTGGCCGACCGGGTTGCGGGCAGATGGCTCAACCGTAAGTAG